DNA sequence from the Longimicrobiaceae bacterium genome:
AGGTCCTCGCGCACGCCGTTGCGCCAGTCGTGCATCTCCTCGTACCGATCTCCCGACTGCCCGGCCCGGGTGGAGATCTCGCCGTCGATGTATGCGGCGCCGGCCAGGGTGAGGTAACCCATGTATGGGATGCGGTACTCGGGGCTCTTGACGCCGCCCTGGTAGATCACCGTAACCGCTCCCGTCGCGCGGTCGCGGATGTTCAGGGAGCGGCCCGTCGCCGTGGAGTCCACGTAGAGGATGCGGTCGGCCGCGAGCTGCCAGACCTCGATGCCCGCCGATTCGACCGCCGTGAGCCGCGGGCTCGTCTCCACCAGCACCTTCTGGGTGATGATGCTGTGCTGGCCCTTCTGGTCCGTCGCATCCACCCGGAACGTGACCGTCTGGTCCGCCGGCAGCGGCAGGTCGGCCTCGATGCGGTTCGTGCCCTGCGCCCGGACGACGTCGCTGCCCGATCCGTCCGCGGTGTACCAGTAGAGCTTGATGGAGGTGCACGCCCCCTCCATGTCGGTGCACGCCACCGTCACGTGGTACGGCGTCGTCTGCACCACACCACCGGGGGGCGGCGACAGGACGTCGATCCGGGGGCGGCGGTCCAGCACGAACGGCATGTACGTGGTGTCCACGGCGCCGTTGCCGTCACGCTCCGCCAGCAGCAGGAACTTCTCTCCGCTCGCCAGGCCGGTCAGCGACAGGGCGCCGCGCCACTCGCCGTTCTTGAGCGTGAGCGGGAACTCGCGTCCGTCCACGATCGCCGTGAGCGCCACCACCTCCAACCCGCCGGTGACGGTCACCCGCACCGTGGTGGTGTCGTCCGCGAAGGTGCCCGGCGCGGGGGAGACCAGGTTCAGGTGCGAGCCCAGCGCCTCGTACACCGGCGACCACGCCGTGCAGCCGCTGGCGTTGCAAGCGCGGACCCGGTAGAAGGTGTTCTGCGCCGTTCCGGTGCGCGGGTCGTCGTACGAGCTGGAGTTCGGCGGAAGCTGGGCGACCAGCACGAACTCGTCCGGCTTGCCAAGGCTGCGCTGCACCTCGAAGTACGTCTCGCTGCTGCTGTTGTCCTGCCAGATCAGGTGCAGCGGCCCGGTCGGGTTCCTGGACGCGTTGAGAAGGCTCGGCGCCTGGGGATCGACGTGCGTGCCGGCCGGCGTGAACGCGCCCACGATGTCCCACTCAGGAGCCACGGTGCCGAGGCCCACCCACGTCTGGTACTGCGTCCCGTTCATGATCCACCAGCCGCGCAGACCCGTGCTCTTGTTCTGGAAGAAGATGTCCGGCTTCCCATCTCCCGTCACGTCGTGCGCCGCCGCCATCTCCCACACCGTCTGCTCGCTCGGGAACGACGCCCAGCTCTGGTACGTCGTCCCGTTCATTACCCACACGCCCCGCTGCCCCGTCGATTCGTTCTCGAATAGCACGTCCGGCTTGGCATCGCCCGTGAAGTCCGCCGCTGCCACCATGCGCCAGACCGGCTGTTCCGTGGGCGCGGCCGCCCAGCCGCGGTACGCCGCGTGGTCCATCAGCCAGAAGCCTCGGTCTCCCGTGGCGGTGTTCTGCATGAGGACGTCGGGCTGCGAATCGCCCGTGAAGTCCGCCGCGGCGGCGAAGTCCCACACCGGGTTCTCGCCGTAGAGCTGGATGAAGCTGTTCCAGGTGGTGCCCTTCAGCGACCACATCCCACGGTTGCCCGTGCTGCGGTTCTGCAGCACGATCTCGGCATCCCCGTCGCCCGTGAAGTCGGCGATGGCGGCCATGTCCCACACCGTGTCCTCGCGCGGGAGCATGATGTCGGCGCCCGCGCGGGAGGTGCCGTTCATCGGCCAGAGCACGCGATCACCGGTCTTCTTGTTCTGCCAGAGGATGTAGTAGAACGGCACCGTCGTCGCGGCGCCCGTCTCCGCATTCGCGACGGACACGTCACGGCGGGCAGGCTTCTGCGAGGCCCACGGGCCCACGAGCACGTCACCGCTGAGCTGCGAGACGGGCGTGAGGACGGGGCGCCGCGTGCTCATCACTCGCGGGCTGGGCTGGTCCGCCCCTGCCAGCCGCGAGAGCGCAGTCGGCGAATCACAG
Encoded proteins:
- a CDS encoding VCBS repeat-containing protein, yielding MSTRRPVLTPVSQLSGDVLVGPWASQKPARRDVSVANAETGAATTVPFYYILWQNKKTGDRVLWPMNGTSRAGADIMLPREDTVWDMAAIADFTGDGDAEIVLQNRSTGNRGMWSLKGTTWNSFIQLYGENPVWDFAAAADFTGDSQPDVLMQNTATGDRGFWLMDHAAYRGWAAAPTEQPVWRMVAAADFTGDAKPDVLFENESTGQRGVWVMNGTTYQSWASFPSEQTVWEMAAAHDVTGDGKPDIFFQNKSTGLRGWWIMNGTQYQTWVGLGTVAPEWDIVGAFTPAGTHVDPQAPSLLNASRNPTGPLHLIWQDNSSSETYFEVQRSLGKPDEFVLVAQLPPNSSSYDDPRTGTAQNTFYRVRACNASGCTAWSPVYEALGSHLNLVSPAPGTFADDTTTVRVTVTGGLEVVALTAIVDGREFPLTLKNGEWRGALSLTGLASGEKFLLLAERDGNGAVDTTYMPFVLDRRPRIDVLSPPPGGVVQTTPYHVTVACTDMEGACTSIKLYWYTADGSGSDVVRAQGTNRIEADLPLPADQTVTFRVDATDQKGQHSIITQKVLVETSPRLTAVESAGIEVWQLAADRILYVDSTATGRSLNIRDRATGAVTVIYQGGVKSPEYRIPYMGYLTLAGAAYIDGEISTRAGQSGDRYEEMHDWRNGVREDLGSLPDGGVVKATPGWIIWKDGGALYRRNVATGEIVRIYNAGGIFELSINDQGDVSYLAYTQAYLYHDGVTTPQASYTDFEFLKNGRYAFVRTGGSGVQQIFVREAGGTERQVTSFAQSSFLESLGPNGEVVFRSGGRHYVALPTGSPIDIGVDFGVKETPRSYWIDGSLYVALGRTVFRVQLQ